The proteins below come from a single Podarcis muralis chromosome 8, rPodMur119.hap1.1, whole genome shotgun sequence genomic window:
- the NRSN1 gene encoding neurensin-1 translates to MSAYADICASKQAQQGTPEGGYQRYGVRSYLHQFYEDCTASIWEYDDDFQIQRSPSRWSSAFWKVGLISGTVFMLTGIIVLVIGFLVTPKIEALGVEDFVVVDTRAVQFNRALDICKLAGAILFCIGGTTMAACLLMSAFAKSYSKEERYLQQKFKERIADIRAHAHPITKAPAPGESKIPVTLSKVQNVQPLSET, encoded by the exons ATGAGTGCTTATGCTGACATCTGTGCATCCAAGCAGGCGCAGCAGGGTACCCCGGAAGGAGGTTACCAGCGCTATGGAGTTCGCTCTTACCTGCATCAGTTTTATGAGGACTGCACAGCATCCATTTGGGAGTATGATGATGATTTTCAGATCCAGAGATCACCAAGCAGGTGGAGCTCTGCATTCTGGAAG GTCGGACTCATCTCAGGGACGGTGTTTATGCTGACAGGGATCATCGTTCTCGTCATAGGCTTTCTTGTGACGCCCAAAATTGAAGCCCTGGGAGTAGAAGATTTTGTGGTGGTGGATACACGTGCAGTGCAGTTCAACAGAGCCCTTGACATATGCAAGTTGGCTGGAGCAATATTGTTCTGCATCGGAGGAACCACAATGGCGGCCTGCTTGCTGATGTCTGCGTTTGCTAAAAGCTACTCCAAAGAAGAAAGGTACCTGCAGCAGAAATTTAAAGAGAGAATTGCAGACATCAGAGCCCATGCACACCCCATCACCAAAGCCCCGGCGCCTGGAGAATCCAAAATACCCGTCACGTTGTCCAAAGTTCAAAATGTCCAGCCGTTATCTGAAACCTga